The Garciella nitratireducens DSM 15102 genomic sequence TTTAGCTGGAATTTCATCCTTGTTTCTTTTAAAATCAATTATCCTATAATGTTTTTTTGCTCCGCCACCTTTATGACGAACAGTAATTTTACCAAAATTATTTCTTCCACCGGTCTTATTTTTGAATGTCAACAAAGATTTTTCTGGCTCTTTTTTGGTAATCTCTTCGAACGTAGAGACAGTCATATTTCTTCTTCCAGGGGAAGTTGGTTTATATTTCTTAATACCCATTTTTTTCCCTCCAATCATTGCTTCTCAGGCGATTCACCTATAATATGCATTATTATACTCCTTCAAAAAATTCTATCTCTTTACTATCTTCTGTAAGTTTTACGATTGCTTTTTTCCAATCAGGTCTTTTCCCTTCAAAACGACCCATCCTTTTTTTCTTGCCTCGTATATTCATTGTATTTACCTTTTCAACTTTTACATCGAATATTTCTTCTACAGCATTTTTTATTTCCACTTTATTCGCTCGTTTATCTACTTTAAAAGTATATTTTTTTTCCGTCATATCTTCCATACTTTTTTCAGTAATAATTGGTTTTATTACAATATCATGAGGATTTTTTTTCATTATACATACACCTCCTCAATCAAAGCTACAGCATCTTTGGTTAAAACCAATTTATCATATTTTAAAACATCATATACATTTAATGTATTTACCAATAATGTTTGTACATTAGGAATATTTCTTACAGATTTTTCAACATTTTCATTTTTTTCTGCCAATACAATTAATGCTTTTCCACCTGCATGAATATTATTTAAAATACTCACCATTTCTCTTGTCTTCGGAACCTCTAATGATAATTGATCCAATACAATGATCTCATTATCTAATACTTTAGAGGAAAGAGCGGACTTTATCGCTAATCTTTTTACCTTTTTAGGAATTGCTTGACGATAATCTCTTGGTTTTGGAGCGAAAACAACACCACCCTTTATCCATTGTGGAGCACGAATGGAACCTTGTCTTGCTCTACCTGTCCCTTTTTGTCTCCAAGGTTTTCTTCCACCACCACGCACTTCAGATCTTGTTTTTGCAGATTGTGTTCCTTGTCTTTTGTTTGCTAATTGAGCTTTTACCACTTGATGAAGAACTGGCACATTAGGTTCTATTCCAAATACTTCATCTTTTAATTCAATTTCCCCAACTCGTTCTCCAGCGATATTTAATAAATCTACCTTCGGCATTTTTCTTCCTCCTTTCCAACAAATTCCTATTTAGTAGTCTTTATACTATCC encodes the following:
- the rplD gene encoding 50S ribosomal protein L4 produces the protein MPKVDLLNIAGERVGEIELKDEVFGIEPNVPVLHQVVKAQLANKRQGTQSAKTRSEVRGGGRKPWRQKGTGRARQGSIRAPQWIKGGVVFAPKPRDYRQAIPKKVKRLAIKSALSSKVLDNEIIVLDQLSLEVPKTREMVSILNNIHAGGKALIVLAEKNENVEKSVRNIPNVQTLLVNTLNVYDVLKYDKLVLTKDAVALIEEVYV
- the rplW gene encoding 50S ribosomal protein L23 — protein: MKKNPHDIVIKPIITEKSMEDMTEKKYTFKVDKRANKVEIKNAVEEIFDVKVEKVNTMNIRGKKKRMGRFEGKRPDWKKAIVKLTEDSKEIEFFEGV